The nucleotide window ATTGGCAAAAACAAATGGGTGCACGTTGATATTGCTGGCCCGGCATTTTTGGAAACAATGCACGGTGATACGCCCAAAGGCGGCACTGGCTTTGGTATTCGTACTGCATTAGAATACCTTCGCTCGATCGCGTAGCTTTGTTTTCTTAGAGTCTAAACGGGTAGTTGATACTGAAACTAGACTGCTTGAATTTAGGAAAACGGGCTTTGCGCACGGCGCCTTCGATGCACCTTGCTGCTGGGGTACCCGCAAAATTTCCTGATACTTTTGCACTCGCAACTCGACCTGTTGAGCCGGTTACACGAATGGCTGTTTGGGCGATTCCTGTTTTACCTGCGCCACAGCTTTAACACTTCCTTCTACGGCACGTAGTGCCGAAACCACATCGGAACGACTCGGTGTGTTAGGCAAGTTGCTTGAAGTTTTCTTGGACGAAGCGCTGCTAGTGGAGCCACCCGAAATAGCTTGATCAAGCAAGTCATCGATACTGCCCGATGATTTCTTGGTTGTCGTCTCTGCGGTGTCATTTGATTTCGATGATGTTTTTCCGCTGCTTCGTGATTTAGAAGTGCGGTGCGACGAGCTTTTTTTCTTGTCCTGCTTTTCATCACTGGCTTGTTTTTCGTTGTCTTCCGTAGAGGGGTCTTCTTTTCCCGCCGGTTGCTCTACCGTTGCTGCAGGCTGAGGAGCTTCCTGCTCTGTCGGTTGAGCTGTCGCTGCGGCTTGGCTGTTAATAGCGGTTGGTGCCGATGCGAGAGTGTCTTGCTTGTCGTCAGAGCCTGTAAACATAGAGACTGCTACGAGGACAATAGCAACCAGTGCTAAAATACCGACCACCCCTAACGCAATGAGCAATGTTTTATTATTGAGCTCAGAGCTAGACTCAGCGCGCAAGGACGGAGCAGCAAGCGGTGCGAGTGGAATATTGTTTTGCGCACTGAAAAACACCTGGTCGGCAATCGAGGAAGAGGACTCCCTGTTCTGAGTTGCTGCTGCGGTGCTGCCTGCTGCTGATGCCAGTGCCTTAATGTCTATTAGACCGGAAGCGTCATCGGATGCTGCCCCAGCAGGTACACCGGCTTTTACGGCGGCAGACTGTTGCTGGGTCTCGGGACGTTGGGTCGAGAGATCTTTAAGGTTGGACAATGAAAAAGTACGGAGTTTTCGTGACGAGCTCCAATTAAGTTATCGTCACCTGCATTTGAAGGAGCGCTCCCTAACGACTCAGAGTTGCTTGGTTGGATTGCTGCAGAGTTTGGCCCGTTCGCGCTTCCAAAAGGAGAGAAGGCGGCTGCTGTTGAAGGTGTGGGCTGCGCAGCGGGCGCCGTTGCAGGCAAGGGCTCGGGGCTGGCTGAAAACAAATCGGCTCCTGCGGCTGCCGAAGCGCGAGTTACTTTCGATGCGGATGCAATGATATCTTTGACGCTCTCAGTGCTTTGAGCACGCGTGACTTCATCGTCGCTATCAAACAAATCGGCTTCATCGGCACTGCTTCCCACTTGAATCGCGGCTTGGGATGAAACAGAGGAGGATCCCTTTACGGCTTGGACAAGTTCTTGGACGTCTCGCGCAACTTTCCAGTCATCAAAACCCTCCCGCCAGACGTAGCCATCCCAATCAATGTCGCCACCTGCAATGAGTTGACCCACGCGCTGTGCACTAAGCGGTCCCTGTTGTTCCCCATCGACTACGACGTGCCAAAGTTCAGTGCTACTATCGTCGGTCTCAGAAACACCCTGCTGCTCATTATGGATAACGATCGAAGCATTGCATTTCTTGCACTGAATCTTAAAAGCTTTTCCAGCTACTTTTTCATCGGCAATGGAGTATTTTGCGCCGCAGGCTTCGCACGTGATTTTCATTCGCTTTTTGATTTCCTATGTTATTTCAGCGGATTTAGTACAGCATACAGCGTTGTAGGCTACCAATTCCTCTTACTCTAGCATAGCCGGTCTGACCGGCGGCGATCAAGCTAATGCCTTTTATTTGGCGCGGTGTAACGTCTTTGTCTAGTTTTCCCTACCTGTTGCGAAGAG belongs to Myxococcales bacterium and includes:
- a CDS encoding zinc-ribbon domain-containing protein: MKITCEACGAKYSIADEKVAGKAFKIQCKKCNASIVIHNEQQGVSETDDSSTELWHVVVDGEQQGPLSAQRVGQLIAGGDIDWDGYVWREGFDDWKVARDVQELVQAVKGSSSVSSQAAIQVGSSADEADLFDSDDEVTRAQSTESVKDIIASASKVTRASAAAGADLFSASPEPLPATAPAAQPTPSTAAAFSPFGSANGPNSAAIQPSNSESLGSAPSNAGDDNLIGARHENSVLFHCPTLKISRPNVPRPSNSLPP